A single Brucella intermedia LMG 3301 DNA region contains:
- the tatB gene encoding Sec-independent protein translocase protein TatB produces the protein MFDIGWSELLIIAIVMIVVVGPKDLPKMLRAFGKATARMRATANEFKQQFDEALKEAELEDVKNIIDETRKLDPRSKITQVFDPIRSAGDDLRAGLQSTTSMSPATPEKVAEVTTPVDAGGAPVPPAAEPAAEKAVAPKKTTRKAAPKAENKATETAKAKAAPKAVSAAKPAAKKSAAAKPETAKAAAAPARKTTKKTGTKA, from the coding sequence ATGTTCGACATCGGTTGGTCTGAACTTCTGATTATTGCGATCGTGATGATCGTGGTGGTCGGTCCCAAGGATTTGCCGAAGATGCTGAGGGCATTTGGCAAGGCAACCGCGCGCATGCGCGCTACCGCCAACGAGTTCAAGCAGCAGTTCGACGAAGCCTTGAAAGAGGCCGAGCTTGAGGACGTCAAGAACATCATCGACGAGACCCGCAAGCTGGACCCGCGCTCGAAGATCACGCAGGTGTTCGATCCGATTCGCAGCGCCGGTGATGATTTGCGCGCAGGCCTTCAGTCCACGACTTCCATGTCTCCGGCTACGCCTGAAAAAGTCGCCGAAGTGACCACCCCGGTTGATGCCGGTGGCGCACCGGTTCCGCCTGCTGCGGAGCCAGCCGCTGAAAAAGCCGTAGCGCCGAAGAAAACCACCCGCAAGGCTGCACCGAAGGCAGAGAACAAGGCGACCGAAACAGCCAAAGCGAAAGCGGCCCCGAAGGCGGTTTCCGCCGCAAAGCCTGCTGCCAAAAAGTCCGCAGCGGCGAAACCGGAAACTGCAAAGGCTGCTGCCGCACCTGCCAGGAAGACCACGAAGAAGACAGGAACCAAAGCGTGA
- the tatC gene encoding twin-arginine translocase subunit TatC translates to MKRDEDEIEQSAAPLLEHLIELRRRLIWAILAFFVAFVFCFAFAKQLFNLLVVPYQWALDWAGMDRSKAELIYTAPQEFFFTQVKVAMFGGIVLAFPIIAAQIYKFVAPGLYKHERMAFLPFLIASPILFLMGGALVYFFFTPMVMWFFLAMQQTGGSGEVQISLLPKVSEYLSLIMTLIFAFGLVFQLPVVTSLMARVGLVTSAGLKDKRKYAIVIAFIVAAVLTPPDPASQIGLALPTILLYEISIIVARMIEKKRDEAQEASDAENNASSS, encoded by the coding sequence GTGAAACGCGACGAGGACGAAATCGAACAGAGCGCAGCGCCTCTGCTTGAGCACCTGATCGAACTGCGCCGCCGCCTGATCTGGGCAATTCTGGCATTTTTCGTGGCATTTGTTTTCTGTTTCGCTTTCGCCAAACAGCTCTTCAACCTGCTTGTCGTGCCCTATCAGTGGGCGCTCGACTGGGCGGGCATGGACCGCTCGAAGGCAGAACTGATCTATACTGCGCCACAGGAATTCTTCTTCACACAGGTGAAGGTCGCAATGTTCGGCGGCATCGTGCTGGCGTTTCCGATCATTGCCGCGCAGATTTACAAGTTTGTTGCGCCGGGCCTCTACAAGCATGAACGCATGGCGTTCCTGCCATTCCTGATTGCTTCGCCGATCCTGTTTTTAATGGGCGGCGCACTCGTCTATTTCTTCTTCACGCCGATGGTGATGTGGTTCTTCCTCGCCATGCAGCAGACCGGCGGCAGCGGCGAAGTGCAGATTTCACTCCTGCCGAAAGTATCGGAATATCTGAGCCTCATCATGACGCTCATCTTTGCGTTTGGCCTGGTCTTCCAGCTGCCGGTCGTGACCAGCCTGATGGCACGCGTCGGGCTGGTGACTTCGGCGGGCCTCAAAGACAAGCGCAAATACGCAATCGTCATTGCTTTCATCGTCGCGGCTGTGCTGACGCCGCCTGATCCGGCGAGCCAGATCGGCCTTGCCTTGCCGACGATCCTTCTCTACGAGATTTCAATCATCGTGGCTCGCATGATCGAGAAGAAGCGGGATGAGGCGCAGGAAGCTTCCGACGCCGAGAACAACGCTTCATCATCCTGA
- the surE gene encoding 5'/3'-nucleotidase SurE: MRILLTNDDGIHAEGLAVLERIARKLSDDVWVVAPETDQSGLAHSLTLSEPLRLRQIDDRHFALRGTPTDCVIMGVRHVLPGAPDLVLSGVNSGANMADDVTYSGTVAGAMEGTLLGVRAIALSQEYEYEGDRRIVPWETAEAHAPDLIKKLMEAGWPEGVLLNLNFPNCGPEEVQGVRVTAQGKLSHDARLDERRDGRGFPYFWLHFGRGKAPVADDSDIAAIRSDCISVTPLHLDLTAHKVRAELSAALGVEA; this comes from the coding sequence GTGCGAATTCTGCTGACGAACGATGATGGTATCCACGCTGAAGGCCTCGCAGTTCTGGAGCGGATCGCACGCAAGCTCTCCGACGATGTTTGGGTCGTCGCTCCCGAAACCGATCAGAGCGGCCTCGCGCATTCGCTGACCCTGTCGGAGCCGCTCCGTCTCCGGCAGATCGATGATCGCCATTTCGCATTGCGCGGCACGCCGACCGATTGCGTCATCATGGGCGTGCGCCACGTGCTGCCGGGCGCGCCCGATCTCGTCCTCTCCGGCGTCAATTCCGGTGCGAACATGGCCGACGACGTAACCTATTCGGGCACGGTTGCCGGGGCGATGGAAGGAACCTTGCTGGGTGTACGCGCCATCGCGCTGTCGCAGGAATATGAATATGAAGGCGATCGCCGTATCGTTCCGTGGGAAACGGCAGAAGCTCACGCGCCGGACCTTATCAAAAAGCTGATGGAGGCCGGCTGGCCGGAAGGGGTTCTTCTGAACCTGAATTTCCCCAATTGCGGGCCGGAGGAAGTGCAGGGCGTGCGCGTCACGGCGCAGGGCAAGCTCAGCCACGATGCGCGCCTCGATGAGCGCCGCGACGGACGCGGCTTCCCTTATTTCTGGCTGCACTTCGGCCGCGGCAAGGCGCCGGTGGCCGACGACAGCGACATAGCGGCCATTCGTTCCGATTGCATTTCGGTCACCCCGTTGCACCTTGATCTGACCGCGCATAAGGTTCGGGCAGAATTGAGTGCAGCACTTGGGGTTGAAGCATGA
- a CDS encoding protein-L-isoaspartate(D-aspartate) O-methyltransferase → MRQAASERPRLSDREGFASFVMRMRGYGIDDPRLFAAIEATPRQSFLASAWSHLAYSPRTAPLDCGEYMEGIDEQARAIAALKLEPGHRVLEIGTGSGFTAAVMSSLSGRVTTVERYRKLCDHALQQFVSLKRENIMVKHADGRHGMPGGPFDRILIWLAFDEVPRHFVDLLATHGVLIAPIGPGDGPQVMTRIAKVGSRFEQEDLMAVRYQPFIEGVSSVL, encoded by the coding sequence ATGAGGCAGGCAGCGTCTGAGCGCCCACGGCTTTCGGACAGGGAAGGATTTGCATCCTTCGTCATGCGGATGCGCGGATACGGTATTGACGATCCGCGTCTCTTCGCAGCCATTGAGGCCACGCCCCGCCAGAGTTTTCTGGCCTCCGCATGGTCTCATCTCGCCTACAGCCCCCGCACTGCGCCGCTCGACTGCGGCGAGTACATGGAGGGCATCGATGAGCAGGCCCGCGCCATCGCTGCGCTGAAATTGGAGCCCGGTCATCGGGTTCTGGAAATCGGAACCGGCTCCGGTTTCACAGCGGCTGTCATGTCTTCGCTTTCCGGTCGTGTCACGACCGTCGAGCGCTACCGCAAGCTTTGCGACCACGCCTTGCAGCAATTCGTGTCGCTGAAGCGTGAAAACATCATGGTCAAGCATGCCGATGGCCGTCATGGAATGCCGGGCGGTCCGTTTGATCGTATCCTGATCTGGCTCGCTTTCGACGAGGTGCCGCGTCACTTCGTTGATCTGCTGGCGACGCATGGGGTGTTGATTGCCCCCATTGGTCCGGGCGATGGCCCGCAGGTCATGACACGCATTGCCAAGGTGGGCAGCCGATTCGAGCAGGAGGACCTGATGGCGGTTCGCTACCAGCCTTTCATCGAAGGGGTATCGTCGGTTCTGTGA
- the dipM gene encoding cell division endopeptidase DipM, whose amino-acid sequence MGELNMRLQILQHTSERLLRNVAIVLIAGFGAGCSADTMRFTDGISTGSTSSQRVAQQPAGDLYASAAPVAPASSGSVQRNSLPPVTSAPMAAPVAAARQSVQAPVAAASNHIQNQVGQAQDMAANRVNNTVNAAETKVASAATATRNTVNGAQEKVLGQLPAAPAAPRPTDNNIAVVPQAPAVNGKKPSATDMASAGANATTPPAPNGTYTVKSGDSLFSIAQKHNVPVEQLKKANGLSNGAIRVGQALVIPSAAAGNATQVAAVSQPPENPAKAAVAPAANADVKPYTPPQASNKVIEDAEKDQAAAPSSTGISQMRWPVRGRILASFGQRDGTSVSDGIDIMVPEGTSVKAAENGVVIYAGDGLKEFGQTVLIRHDNGLVTVYGHNSQILVQRGQKVRRGEEVAKSGMSGNAKSPKLHFEVRKNSAPVNPNKYLES is encoded by the coding sequence ATGGGCGAGTTGAACATGCGTTTACAAATTTTGCAGCACACGTCTGAACGTCTCCTGCGGAATGTCGCGATCGTTCTGATTGCCGGTTTTGGTGCCGGGTGCAGTGCCGATACGATGCGCTTCACTGATGGTATCAGTACGGGCTCTACGTCCAGTCAGCGTGTCGCACAGCAGCCGGCTGGCGATCTTTATGCATCCGCGGCTCCTGTAGCTCCCGCTTCCAGCGGTTCGGTCCAGCGCAATTCGCTGCCGCCGGTGACGTCGGCGCCGATGGCCGCGCCTGTCGCGGCAGCGCGCCAGTCCGTTCAGGCTCCGGTTGCAGCGGCATCCAATCACATCCAGAACCAAGTCGGGCAGGCGCAGGACATGGCCGCAAACCGTGTAAACAACACGGTCAACGCAGCCGAAACCAAGGTTGCCAGCGCAGCCACTGCTACGCGCAATACCGTGAACGGCGCGCAGGAAAAGGTTCTGGGCCAGCTTCCAGCTGCCCCGGCTGCACCACGGCCGACGGATAACAATATCGCGGTCGTGCCGCAGGCGCCTGCCGTCAACGGCAAGAAGCCTTCGGCAACCGACATGGCCTCGGCGGGGGCAAATGCTACCACGCCGCCAGCACCGAACGGCACCTATACTGTCAAGAGCGGCGATTCACTCTTCTCCATCGCGCAGAAGCACAATGTGCCTGTCGAGCAGTTGAAGAAGGCCAACGGGCTGTCGAACGGCGCCATCCGCGTCGGTCAGGCCCTCGTAATTCCGTCTGCCGCAGCAGGCAACGCGACACAGGTCGCAGCTGTTTCGCAGCCGCCGGAAAACCCGGCTAAGGCTGCTGTTGCGCCAGCCGCCAATGCCGATGTCAAGCCTTATACGCCGCCGCAGGCGAGCAACAAGGTGATCGAGGATGCCGAAAAGGATCAGGCGGCAGCGCCTTCCTCAACCGGCATTTCCCAGATGCGCTGGCCGGTCCGTGGCCGTATTCTGGCGAGCTTTGGCCAGCGTGACGGCACATCGGTGAGCGACGGCATCGACATAATGGTTCCGGAAGGAACTTCGGTGAAGGCTGCCGAAAATGGCGTCGTCATCTATGCCGGTGACGGCCTCAAGGAGTTCGGTCAGACGGTTCTGATCCGCCACGACAACGGCCTTGTTACCGTTTACGGTCACAACAGCCAGATACTGGTTCAGCGCGGACAGAAAGTCCGTCGCGGCGAAGAAGTTGCAAAGTCGGGCATGAGCGGCAACGCGAAATCTCCGAAGCTGCACTTCGAGGTGCGCAAGAACTCCGCTCCGGTCAATCCGAACAAATATCT